Within the Gadus chalcogrammus isolate NIFS_2021 chromosome 15, NIFS_Gcha_1.0, whole genome shotgun sequence genome, the region CCTTTAACTGCCACATTTTAGCACTTGCGGTGTCACattgttgtatttgtttttgctgttgttTTGGGGAAAAGGCGTGAACGTCATGTCTGCCTTTCCTGGAAAGAGCCACAGCGGGGGGAAAGATGACCCCGTGCTTCAGTATGTAGTGAACAACTCACTCAGAGAACATCCAGTACTCGCTAAACTCAAGCAAGTACGTATCTTTACTTTACGGTTCTGGCCACCAGCCATCAGTTCAAGCGAGAGAAAAAAACCTCGTGCTTCCTTTCAGCTCTGCCTTTACGCCACTAGGGGTCTGCAAAGTGCAATGGATGCCTAAATAATAGAAGTAGGCTTACTGATAATGTAGTATCAGGGATGCACATACCTTTTTAAATGAGTTACTCAGGTGAGTACCGGGAGATGGTGTTTGGTTCTCATCCCATACGtagcatttatttaattacaTCTGACGAATGAAACGTACCCAGTTTCACAAAGGAGATCCCATTTTCAATACAAAACTTTTAAGCACACCACCTTTTTGGAAATAAAAACCGCAGCAGCTTGACTACGGAGCGATTGGATGTCTCACAGTAAGGAACGGTGCGATCAGCTGAGTCTGTTCTCTAGTGTGTGCACGGTGCACAGCGCACGGAGCGCATTTTCAGTGCGCTCATCATTTGGCACATCTTTGAGTCACTtttcagaaaaaacaacaactatttTCCTCTGCTCCGATTCCGTTAGCCTTTTCTTTGCAGGTGGCGAAACGCCAAAGTACCTGctcaatgtatttttatttttttttaaatctcacaCAGCAGTCTACTCCATTGAGTGGTGACAACATACACGTGTAGTTTTGTTTGGATGACCTGACGGTTTCGCAAAAGCGCGGTAGTGACACAAGTGACGTTACGAATCCCTGATTATGGGCGCGGATGCGTACCAGTTATGGGCAGTATAATAATGAAATTAACCATAGGGAATTAATATATTGGCAAATCTTAAAGTGATCACGTCAAGTTATTTATTGTAAATGTTCTTACTTTCAGAGAACTCTAGAGGACAGGTGGAATATAATGCTTGTTGCCACAGAACAGGCCCAGTTCATGGGAAATCTCATGAAACTTATTAAAGCCAACAAAACTCTCGAAGTTGGTGAGTAGCCGATTACACACACGTAACCTATGTGatttcattaaaaaattatTGTTGTAGTGTTTGATGTGTCTTGATTGATTTATTCATTACAGGAATGTACACAGGGTACAATGCACTGAACATGGCTTTGTCTATTCCCGAGAATGGACGTGTGGTGGCCTGTGAGATAGAAAATGCCTATGTGGACATTGCTAGGCCGTTTTTCAAAGAGGTGACTATCTCAATTTTACAGAACAGCACAAACCAATCCAACAAATGTCTTGAGTTAAAGAGTGTGCCACTGCATTCAAAATCAATGTTCAATTGGAAGGCCTCCCATGGGTAGTACTAAATCAGCGTATAATAATTTGGGGAGATTGATTAGAAACCCACACAGTCACGGGGCGCTCAATGGGTGGGTCAGCAGGTCCGAACAAACTGCTTCCgtgggtgaggagagagagagagagagagagagagagagagagagagagagagagagagagagagagagagagagagagagagagagagagagagagagagagagagagagagagagagagagagagagagagagagagagagagagagagagagagagagcgcccaAAGTGCCATCTCATGAGTGAAGATGCAATGACAAGCACAAATCCATGCTCCTCAGGCCCTCGTCAAGACGAAATAGAAACCTGTAACTCTTTCTCTAAAGCAATGCATCTTTAATATCATTTCCTAACCCGCGTGAactgtttgttgtttgtctctgtctcataGGCTGGTGTGGAAAGTAAAATCGATGTTCGTATTCAACCGGCTATGCAAACTTTGGGTTTGTTGATTATTAATGGAATTCCTATTTTACAACCAGGTCTGATGTTGATTATTATTTGATATTTATCACATTACTCGCCATTTCAAAATCTAGCCTATAGTTACATCACACGTAGGTGTGGCCACCAAGACactcccacctgtgatgtcactagggTGGTTTTGGagatggcttgtaatggctaaacCAGATCTCCTGATGGTAAATTTCATGCAATGTACGACACAACATTTCCATATATATTCAATAAACTTGAGCTTACCAACATGCGctccttattttttatttaatttaatttgtatgTGTATCCAGACGAGCTGATCGCTGCGGGCGAGGCGGGAACCTACGACTTCATCTTCATAGACGCAGATAAGAACAACTATGACGGCTACTATGAGAGGAGTCTTCAACTGGTTAGAAAAGGAGGAATCATCGCCATCGACAACGTTAGTGTTGCCTCCAATAAAACAATGAAACCCCTTAAAGAAATACTTTCACCTCCCCAAAATGTCCTAAATAATAGCCAATGACATCACAAGATACGAGAGTGCATAGTGATTCCTTAAATTTGCTTGCTCTATCTTACAAACATCCCAAGAAAAACGTAAGTCGTAATTTTATAATGATATTTGAACCAAATACATTAATCAGCAATTGCTGGTATTTGGACTTGGTTAATCGTTTATTACTGAGGACGATTATCACACTTTGTTTGGATAAATGATCGACAGGTTAGGTTAGGtctgaaaggtgtgtgtgtgtgtgtgtgtgtgtgtgtgtgtgtgtgtgtgtgtgtgtgtgtgtgtgtgtgtgtgtgtgtgtgtgtgtgtgtgtgtgtgtgtgtgtgtgtgtgtgtgtgtgtgtacacaaacaGGCCTTATGATTCGTAGTCAGGAGCACTAACCACTTTGTGCATGAGTGATGCATGTACATTCACTTTGACATTTCGTAGGTGTGAATGTAAGAACTTGGGTTGGCAAATATTTTCAGTAAGACATCACCGCACCAAGTAGTAACAAAGTGCGTTgctcaattaaattcaattgtatatgtatagcccttaatcaccattacagtctcaaagggcttaataGGCCAAATGTGTATGACACCTGTTGGTACTCACCCCAACTAAACTGTTCCTTTAAAGGTGCTGTGGAGTGGACTGGTGGTGAACCCGGCCGCGGACGACCTTGTCTCCCAGAATCTGGACGCCCTGAACAAGAAGCTCCACAAGGACGAGCGGATCGATCTGAGCATGCTCACCATAGGGGACGGCCTCACCCTGGCCTTCAAGCGCTGATCTCCCAAACTACTCAAGCATTCCAGTTCCATACATTAATTTGATAATATAGTATATCATTGATGCTaaacaaaatgaatgaatgtcaAAACACAAAAATGTTATGGGCTCTCTCTGATATTTCTTTCTGTTATCACAGTGACAAAATAAATCAGAAGACAATGAATGAACTTGTCTTGGTTATTGGTCAGTCTCGAAGGGGAGGTATTTCacgaacaaataaaatgatttaaTCGGCCCATTAAAGTAAGCCCTTGAATAATCCAATGTCCATAAGCTCTGTTAGTGTTCTCCAAGGTGCTATTAATCGCTTGTAATGGAATCCTTGCACACTATTGTTGGAAACGTTGGCCTAAATCCAAGCTTGATACATTTAAGGTATTCATTAGTGTACCACATCAACAAATGCATGATAAAGGCCTCACATTTAAGGTGCTTTATATTATGCCTTACAGTGAGAGAGatcctgtttgtttgtgtcactGCTTAGAAACTTAATATTAAGTCATAATACGTGTCAATAATATGCCATATTAGGTCTATGTCCTGAAGTCACAAGGGATAAACAtatatcaaacaaacacaaaaacgtATTGGCATCAGTTTAGGTCAAATTATATGCGTCTAAACGAACAGTGTTGGTGAGAAGTGGCCAAGCAACGCGTTCCCACTTCAGGCTATATTAAGATCGCTGAGTCCATACattttcagcaccatggacagttCAATTGTGCACACCTCGCGGATAGTGACAGGTATAAAAGCCCAAAAGAAGCACCCTGTAGTTTATACACCGTATCGAGCCACAGGATGGAGCGAAAACCGGGGTTGCGTGATCGAACAACTCCAGCCGAATATGTTCACTACAAGCCCACCACCACTGCAGCATCGCAGAGCGATACCCCCATGATGGGGGACTACGATTGGAAAGACAATGTCACCGCTACGTTTCCAACGAAGACGAACGAGAAAGAGATGCTTCACGGCCTGAACGACCGTTTCGCGAGTTTCATCGAGAAGGTGCGTCACCTGGAGCACCAGAACGAGCTGCTGGAACGAGAGATCGAGGACATCCGACAGAAAGAGCAGACCCCGGCGTCTCTGCAGCAGACCTTCGGACCCGAGCTGGAGGACCTGCGAAAGCTGCTGCGTGACATCACACACCAGAAACACCAGATCGAGGTAGAGCACCAGACCCTGGAGCAGGACCTGATCGACCTGAGGGACAAATACGACACCGAGGTAAGCGTCAGAGCTGACGCCGAGACCAACATCGTCCTCTTGAAAAGGGACATCGACGACGCGTATCGGGCCAAACTTGAGCTCGACAAGAAGTCCCAGGCCATCTCTGAGGAAATCGACGCTTTGAAGAGGAACCACGACTCTGAGGTGTCACAGCTGATCGCACAACTCAACGATGCGCAAGAAGGAGCCTCTGTTAGAGCGAGCGAGTTTGGGTGTCCCGAACTCACTGCCGCACTTCGGGATATCCGGGCACAGCTGGAAGACCACGCCGTGTCCGACCTCCACAAGGCGGAGGAAAGTTATCACATCCAGGTTTCAAAGTTAACCGAGGCGACTGAAATGAAGCGCGACGCGCTGAAGGCGTCCAAGCTGGAGATCCAGGAATACAGGAAGAGACTGCAGAGCAAGAGTGTCGAGCTGGACTGCGTTAAAGGAACAAGAGAAGCTCTGGAAAGGCAACTTCGCGAGATCGAGGAATGCCATAACGAGGAAATCATTCATTATCAGGTAAGGTACATATTCAGGGCATTTATAAACCTAAATGTAAATAGACCTATTATAAGTAGCCTACCGATGATACGTTTATTGAAATCTGAGTGTcgtttttgctttattttaatataaataaagaacaTGTGTAAATGCTATTCTATATGCTCCTAAAAgccatatatttaaatatagtcctcaaaatgtgtgaataacataacattattataataatatataaaaatattattataataattataataatattataatttgtattattataataataaaaataatatatatatataacatttcCACAACTAATAATTTATAACATATTTATATTGGGGAAGTGTAAATTACAAAGTTTCCATTGTTTCTTCAGGACACTATCAAAGAGCTAGAAAACGAGCTCATCAATATCAAATTTGACATGTCGAGTCACCTGAGAGAATACCACGACCTACTGAATGTGAAAATGGCTCTGGATGTGGAAATACTCTCTTACAGGTAAGACGGAGGCAAATCCTGAACTAAAATATTTTAATCAAAATGCCTAACATTTTAGCTAGGATGAAGACAAATATCACTGTGTGAACGGACGTATCAACTAAGACAATTCCTCTTCCTTTTACATGACAGAAAACTCCTGGAAGGCGAGGAGAGTCGTCTTTCGGCCGTCTCGGACTCCCAGCAGCAACTCCCCTCCCCCTACATCTACAGACAGTCCCCCATCTACACCCTGCCCTGTCTGGGGGAGCAGAGGAGGACCCAGAAGCCCCAGTACAAGTTTGTGGAGGAGATCGTCACCGAAACCACCAGGAAAATAGAGATGTCCGAGTTTGAAGAGACTTGCtcggaagaagaggaggaagagatggttCGAGATCAAAAAGAGGAAAAAGATGTCAAACGTgagagtgggaggaagagaaaggatgaagaagaagaggagggtgagggtgtggaAGATAGTCCAAAGGAGGAAGGTGTGCCGGAGTGTCACGATGAGCAGCATCATGGGGTAGAGCAgagtgaagaggaggatgaggaaggtgTGGTGAGCTGTGATGAAGAAAcacgcattcaaacacacatgcaattgCCATGTAGTGAACATAGTGAACAGTCCAGCAGAGCAGAGGAAACCAGCCAACAAGAGAGCAGAGATATAGATGGAGTTATGGATGGAAGTGAGTCAGCAGACAATGTAGAAAAAGAGGCAGAAGAGACCCAAGAGAACGTTGCTTCTTTAAAACCAGAATCTGATACAAAGTCAGAGCTCCTTATGGAGACCGACCTGTTAAAAGACACCTTAGAAAGTACAGCATTATCGAGGGATGATATCCAACAGATATCTGATATTGTTGTCACAGTGAAAGTAGAACCAGTAAAGAAAGCAGTTTCCCTAAAACCAGAATCTGATACCAGGTCAGAGGTAACAATAGTGGATCAACTGTTAAAAGCCACAGAAACCCTAGAAAAGACAGTAGAAGCAAAGCAAGAAGAAGATTTAATCAGACATCAAGAGGTTTTGGATATTGTTGAGGCAGGGAAGTTAGAACTAGTAGAGAAAGGTGCTTCCTTAAAACCAGAATATGATACTAGGTCAGAAGTCACTATGCAGGGTGAAGTGTTACAAACCACAGAAACCTTTGAACAGATAGTATCAGCCAAGGAGGACAATGATTCAATGAGAGAGCCGGTGGTATCTGCTATTGTTGATGAAGTGAAGATTAAGAAGGATGCCCCTTCAGTCCCCGATACCAGCTCAGAGGAGACCAAGCAGGATGAATTGTTAAAAACCCTAGAACATACAGAAGAGAAGGAAGTCAAAGATTCGGTAACAGATCAAGAGTTATCTGAAAGTATTGAAACATTAAAAGCAGAAAATACAGAGAAAGTGGTTTCCTTTAAACCAGAATCTGACACCAGCTCAGAAGTCACTGTGGCGGATCAACTATTAAAAACTACAGAAACCCTAGAGAATACATTTCAAGCAAAGAAAGATGAAGATTTAGTCAGAGATCAAGAGCTTACTGATATTGTTCCCACATTGGAGGTAGAGCCAGTAAGGAAAGTGACTTCACTAAAACCAGAATCAGAGACCTTGACAGAGGCCGCCATGGAGGGTGAACAGTCACAAATGACAGAAGCCCTAACAAAAAATACAGTAGCAACAAAGGAAGAGAAAGATTCACTGAGAGATGAAGATGTATCTGATATTGTTGAGGCAGTAAAGGTAGAACCAATTGAGAGTGTTGCTTTAATAAAACCACAATCTGATATGAAGTTTGAGGAGGAACAACAGCTAAAACCCACAGAACCCTTAGAAGATACAGTAGGAGTGAATGAGGACAACGATTCACAGAGTGACCTTGTGTTATCTGATATCCTTGATCAAGTAAAGGTAGAAATAGTACAGAAAGTTGCTGATGTCGAATCCGATCCTATTACAGAGTACACTATGGAGGTAGAACTATTGCAACCCAAAGTAACCCTAGAGCATATGGCGGAAGACAAGGACGATTCTGAAAGAGAGATGTTAATGATGGACGTTTTCGAGGCAGTGAAGGAAAAACCAGCAGAGAAAGTTCCTTCAATAAGACCAGAATTGGAAACCAGGTCACTTGTGACCATGGATGAGGGAGATCACAAACCATCTGGACATGTAGATGGGTCTCTCTCCTTGTCAGATTATGCCATCGACGAACACACTTACTTGACAACAGACATTAAGTTGGGTCATTCCTCTGAGATAGCAGTAGACCCAGAGAACCTGTCAAATATCATAGGCCATGTCCATCCAAGCCAATCTAAGAGCAAATTAATGGAAGCTAGCGgcacagaaccagcagcaataGCAATCAGTGAAACAGACACAGTAAAGCCTATAATTCAGAgtgaagggacagagagaactCTTGGTACAGATCCTCAAAATGTAGAAATTGATAAAAAGTCTGAAGATAATCAAGAAGAAACTAAACTTCTAAAATTAAAAGTTCCATTGGAGAAGACTCTTGTAGCTGCAGATGGCAAAGAATCACAGCAGGAGATACTGAGCAACATTGTGCAAAAAACAGAAACACCACAAGAGCCTGAAGTCCCACTCAAGTCTAGTGGAGAACTGTCCGAAATGCAGCCCAGTGGTATTTATGAGGTAAGGGTGGAGGACACTGAAGAGCTCAAAGAATTACAGTTGGATGAGGCAAGCAGCACAATCCACGAAATGGAAAAAGAAATATCTCAAAAGCCAGATCTCCCTCTCAAGTCTAGTGGAGATCCTTCTGAAAGCCAAACCAGTGGATCGTCTGAGGTGAAGGTGGACCAACCTGAAGGTGTCAAAGAATCACAGCAGGAGGAAGTAACAAATAGCACAGTCCAGAAAACAGAAACATCTCAAGAAACTCTCAAGCCTAGTGGGGAACCTTCTGAATACCAACCCATTGGTATCTCTGAGGCAAAGGTGGAGAAAACTGCAGATTTCAAAGCATTACCACAGGAGATATCAAGCAGCACAGCCcggaaaacagaaacagaaacatctCATGCGTCTGAAGTCCCCGTCAAGTCTGTTGAAgagcagtttgaaattcaaccCAGTGAGACATCTGATGTAGAGGAAGAGAAAACTGTATACCTCAAAGAATCCGAGCATGAGAAAACCATCAGCCCAGTGCAGAAAACTGAACCTTCTCAAGAACCTCCCAAGTTCAGAGGAGAACGCTCTGAAAGCCAACCCATTGGATTTTCTGATGTGAAGG harbors:
- the comtd1 gene encoding catechol O-methyltransferase domain-containing protein 1 isoform X2; amino-acid sequence: MAQGVNVMSAFPGKSHSGGKDDPVLQYVVNNSLREHPVLAKLKQRTLEDRWNIMLVATEQAQFMGNLMKLIKANKTLEVGMYTGYNALNMALSIPENGRVVACEIENAYVDIARPFFKEAGVESKIDVRIQPAMQTLDELIAAGEAGTYDFIFIDADKNNYDGYYERSLQLVRKGGIIAIDNVLWSGLVVNPAADDLVSQNLDALNKKLHKDERIDLSMLTIGDGLTLAFKR
- the comtd1 gene encoding catechol O-methyltransferase domain-containing protein 1 isoform X1; translated protein: MAQGMKLLFCSGLAVALIGVNVMSAFPGKSHSGGKDDPVLQYVVNNSLREHPVLAKLKQRTLEDRWNIMLVATEQAQFMGNLMKLIKANKTLEVGMYTGYNALNMALSIPENGRVVACEIENAYVDIARPFFKEAGVESKIDVRIQPAMQTLDELIAAGEAGTYDFIFIDADKNNYDGYYERSLQLVRKGGIIAIDNVLWSGLVVNPAADDLVSQNLDALNKKLHKDERIDLSMLTIGDGLTLAFKR